In Alkalihalobacterium alkalinitrilicum, a genomic segment contains:
- a CDS encoding Rqc2 family fibronectin-binding protein produces the protein MSFDGLMAKAITKELQEKLETGRISRVYQPYKTELLFTIRAKGTNHSLLLSANPSFARIHLTTEKYENPQEPPMFCMLLRKHLEGSFIEKIEQIDMERIITIDIKGKDELGDTTYKTLIIEIMGRHSNITLVDKDSKKIIDSIKHISPSQSSVRTVLPGQTYEFPPAQGKINPFSIDEEGLLSRLDFNQGKLDKQILETFSGISPQVTKEIVHRAKLTQQKAVAGAFFDVIGPLKNNKFEPQMVLAQNKEAFSLFPLTHLQGDVRFFTSVSELLDRFFFGKGERDRVKQQAHDLERFLRNEFQKNEKKIKKLEKTLVDAEKAQTYQRFGELLTANLHLVKRGDQAINVLDYYDENGATVSITLDPQKSPSDNAQHYFRKYNKAKNSVAVVEEQIEKAKLEMQYLEQLIQQMEAASPKDIEEIREELIEEGYVRRRQKDSKKKKKPTKPQIESYVSSTGVEFFVGKNNKQNEYLTNRLARQDEIWLHTKDIPGSHVLIRHTDPDETTLTEAATVAAFFSKARQSSGVPVDYTKIRHVKKPNGSKPGFVIYDNQTTLYVTPNEDVVLKLRK, from the coding sequence ATGTCATTTGATGGATTAATGGCAAAAGCAATAACAAAAGAATTACAAGAAAAATTAGAAACGGGAAGAATTTCTCGTGTCTATCAACCTTATAAAACAGAGTTATTATTTACGATTCGAGCAAAAGGTACAAATCATTCTTTACTTCTATCTGCAAACCCTTCCTTTGCTAGGATCCATTTAACAACAGAAAAATATGAAAACCCTCAAGAACCTCCGATGTTCTGTATGCTTCTACGTAAACATTTAGAAGGAAGTTTTATTGAAAAAATAGAACAAATTGATATGGAACGGATTATCACAATCGATATTAAAGGAAAAGACGAGTTAGGAGATACAACGTATAAGACGTTAATTATTGAAATTATGGGGCGCCATAGTAATATTACACTCGTCGATAAAGATAGCAAAAAAATCATCGATAGTATCAAACATATTTCTCCATCGCAAAGTAGTGTTCGAACGGTATTACCTGGGCAAACATACGAATTTCCACCTGCGCAAGGGAAAATAAATCCTTTTTCAATCGATGAAGAAGGGTTACTTAGTAGACTTGATTTTAACCAAGGAAAATTAGATAAGCAAATACTCGAGACGTTTTCAGGTATATCACCACAAGTAACAAAAGAAATTGTTCATCGGGCCAAATTAACACAACAAAAGGCGGTTGCAGGAGCTTTTTTTGACGTGATTGGACCGTTAAAAAATAATAAATTTGAGCCACAGATGGTTTTGGCTCAGAACAAAGAAGCTTTTTCCCTTTTTCCACTTACGCACCTGCAAGGCGATGTACGATTTTTTACATCTGTAAGTGAGTTACTAGATCGCTTCTTCTTTGGAAAAGGAGAACGCGACCGCGTCAAACAGCAAGCCCATGATTTAGAACGTTTTTTACGAAATGAATTTCAAAAAAATGAAAAGAAAATCAAAAAACTTGAAAAAACATTAGTTGATGCCGAAAAGGCGCAAACGTACCAACGGTTCGGAGAACTATTAACGGCTAATCTTCACCTCGTAAAACGAGGTGATCAAGCAATTAACGTTCTCGACTATTATGATGAAAACGGCGCTACAGTATCGATTACATTAGACCCACAGAAATCACCGTCTGATAACGCTCAACATTATTTTCGTAAATACAATAAGGCAAAAAATTCTGTTGCCGTCGTCGAAGAACAAATCGAAAAAGCGAAACTAGAAATGCAGTATTTAGAACAACTCATACAACAAATGGAGGCGGCGTCACCGAAAGATATCGAGGAAATTCGAGAAGAACTAATTGAAGAAGGTTATGTGAGACGTCGTCAAAAAGACAGCAAGAAGAAGAAAAAACCGACAAAGCCCCAAATTGAGTCGTATGTTTCATCAACTGGCGTCGAATTTTTTGTTGGGAAAAATAATAAGCAAAACGAATATTTAACGAATCGATTAGCTCGTCAAGACGAGATATGGCTTCATACTAAAGACATCCCAGGCTCACATGTATTGATTCGCCATACTGACCCAGATGAAACGACATTAACAGAAGCAGCTACAGTCGCTGCCTTCTTTAGTAAAGCTCGGCAATCAAGCGGTGTTCCTGTCGATTACACAAAAATTCGCCACGTAAAAAAGCCCAACGGCTCCAAACCTGGTTTTGTAATTTATGACAATCAAACCACATTATATGTCACACCAAATGAAGATGTGGTGTTGAAATTACGTAAATAA